One region of Hoeflea sp. 108 genomic DNA includes:
- a CDS encoding aldehyde dehydrogenase family protein: MTERHLNYIAGEWQPAFGGATFEDRNPADERDLIGLFPDSDTVDVSAAVASVSTAWPAWAAQSPEVRADVLFRAADIMARRADEIAAELTREEGKTLNEARNEARRIAANFRLYAGEALRLNGETYPSESAQLVLSLRQPVGVVAVITPWNFPLSMAARKLGPALAAGNGVVFKPSEVTPLMGQRLVEVLLEAGLPPKLVALVQGKGAKVGQAITASAGVDALTFTGSYAVGKQIAASLSTDTRVQLEMGGKNATVVLSDASIDKAVATIERGAFGLTGQACTGTSRVLVARPLYAELVARLEKSVAAIKVGPGTADGVQMGPLATRAQYDKVLAYVGIAREEGGRVVGGDALREADQSLAHGYFVRPAVVSDLPETSRLWREEIFGPVVAIRPIDSLDEAIRLADDTEYGLAVSLVTGDLPSVLRFARETQHGIVKVNSPTTGVSLNAPFGGLKHSSNQAAKEQGGANVMDFYSRIKSVYLGA, encoded by the coding sequence ATGACTGAGCGACACCTGAACTACATCGCCGGCGAGTGGCAGCCCGCTTTCGGCGGCGCCACTTTCGAGGACCGCAATCCGGCCGACGAGCGCGACCTCATCGGCCTGTTCCCGGATTCGGATACCGTCGATGTTTCCGCCGCCGTTGCCAGCGTCTCAACGGCCTGGCCGGCCTGGGCGGCGCAGTCGCCGGAGGTTCGCGCCGACGTGCTGTTCCGTGCCGCCGACATCATGGCCCGTCGTGCCGACGAGATCGCCGCAGAGCTGACCCGCGAGGAAGGCAAGACGCTTAACGAGGCGCGCAACGAGGCAAGGCGCATCGCCGCCAACTTCCGCCTCTATGCCGGCGAGGCGCTGCGCCTCAATGGCGAGACCTATCCGAGCGAAAGCGCCCAGCTGGTGCTGTCTCTGCGCCAGCCGGTCGGCGTGGTCGCCGTCATCACCCCGTGGAACTTCCCGCTGTCGATGGCCGCCCGCAAGCTTGGCCCGGCCCTTGCCGCCGGCAACGGCGTCGTCTTCAAGCCGTCCGAGGTCACGCCCCTGATGGGCCAGCGCCTCGTCGAGGTGCTTCTTGAGGCCGGCCTGCCGCCCAAGCTTGTGGCGCTCGTCCAGGGCAAGGGCGCCAAGGTCGGCCAGGCGATCACCGCGAGCGCAGGCGTCGATGCGCTGACCTTTACCGGCTCCTATGCGGTCGGCAAGCAGATCGCAGCGTCGCTCTCCACCGACACCCGCGTCCAGCTCGAGATGGGTGGCAAGAACGCGACCGTCGTGCTTTCAGACGCCAGCATCGACAAGGCCGTCGCCACCATCGAGCGCGGCGCCTTCGGCCTCACCGGACAGGCCTGCACCGGCACCAGCCGTGTGCTCGTCGCTCGCCCGCTCTATGCCGAACTGGTGGCGCGGCTCGAAAAGTCTGTTGCCGCCATCAAGGTCGGGCCGGGCACGGCAGACGGCGTGCAGATGGGCCCGCTTGCCACCCGGGCGCAATACGACAAGGTTTTGGCCTATGTCGGCATCGCCCGCGAGGAGGGCGGCCGCGTCGTCGGTGGCGATGCTTTGCGCGAGGCCGACCAGAGCCTTGCGCATGGCTATTTCGTTCGCCCCGCCGTCGTCTCCGATCTGCCGGAGACCAGTCGCCTTTGGCGTGAGGAGATTTTTGGACCGGTAGTCGCCATCCGTCCCATCGACAGCCTAGACGAGGCGATCAGGCTGGCCGACGATACCGAATACGGCCTCGCCGTCTCGCTGGTGACCGGCGATCTGCCGTCGGTGCTGCGTTTCGCCCGCGAGACCCAGCACGGCATCGTCAAGGTCAACAGCCCAACGACTGGCGTCTCGCTCAACGCGCCGTTCGGCGGCCTCAAACATTCGAGCAACCAGGCGGCCAAGGAGCAGGGCGGCGCCAACGTCATGGACTTCTACAGTCGCATCAAGAGCGTCTATCTTGGGGCCTGA
- a CDS encoding 2Fe-2S iron-sulfur cluster-binding protein, which yields MINITFITNDNKQVSAPENSNLLRVSLREKGGIPFKCGGGLCGTCKCRIETGIENTDAVKPKERNHLTADDLAAGFRMACQTFVLGDVAVSWVPKGR from the coding sequence ATGATCAACATCACCTTCATCACCAACGACAACAAGCAGGTGTCCGCGCCCGAAAACAGCAATCTGCTGCGCGTGTCGCTGCGCGAGAAGGGGGGCATCCCCTTCAAATGCGGCGGCGGGCTGTGCGGCACCTGCAAGTGCCGGATCGAGACCGGCATCGAGAACACCGATGCCGTCAAGCCCAAGGAACGCAACCACCTGACGGCAGACGATCTCGCCGCCGGCTTCCGCATGGCCTGCCAGACCTTCGTGCTCGGCGACGTCGCCGTCTCCTGGGTGCCAAAAGGACGCTGA
- a CDS encoding 2Fe-2S iron-sulfur cluster-binding protein encodes MPTVVIHKNGEAFTGEVKDDTNLVVRAGIKQFPYPHLAYKCGMGKCGTCASRILAGAEHLPPPNWKEKKQLGDKLDEGFRLVCQLWIKNDIELRQEKVTEQA; translated from the coding sequence ATGCCGACAGTCGTGATCCACAAAAACGGTGAAGCCTTCACAGGTGAGGTCAAGGACGACACCAACCTCGTCGTCCGCGCCGGCATCAAGCAGTTTCCCTATCCGCACCTCGCCTACAAATGCGGCATGGGAAAATGCGGCACCTGCGCCAGCCGCATCCTGGCCGGCGCCGAGCACCTGCCGCCGCCCAACTGGAAGGAGAAGAAACAGCTCGGCGACAAGCTCGACGAGGGTTTTCGGCTCGTCTGCCAGCTGTGGATCAAGAACGACATCGAGCTCCGCCAGGAGAAGGTGACGGAGCAGGCCTAG
- a CDS encoding sulfite exporter TauE/SafE family protein has product MLQRLTELMPGDFVPGHLFGMGAMVFVAALLQGIGGLGFAMVSAPLAVLFFPEMAPGPLLVLGAGLALLGLLRDFDAVDWPSVTTLMVGRAGGTLLAGATLAALPTNAFSIVFALLILAGVGLSFAGWKVRASHPNMAIAGLASGLMGTITSSGAPPFAIVMQYVPPRQMRATISCVFFAGAILSLLMLAYVDRFTLPQLWLGILLFPLMLGGFFVSGRFHRYFSPRGVRLLLLTMSGLGALGILARTVVQ; this is encoded by the coding sequence ATGCTCCAGCGCCTGACTGAGCTGATGCCCGGCGACTTCGTGCCGGGCCATCTGTTCGGCATGGGCGCCATGGTCTTCGTCGCCGCCTTGCTGCAGGGCATAGGCGGTCTTGGCTTTGCCATGGTTTCGGCGCCGCTTGCAGTGCTGTTCTTTCCCGAAATGGCGCCCGGGCCGCTGCTGGTGCTCGGTGCCGGCCTGGCGCTGCTTGGCCTGCTCCGCGATTTCGATGCCGTCGACTGGCCGAGCGTCACCACGCTGATGGTCGGGCGTGCCGGCGGCACGCTGCTTGCGGGCGCGACGCTCGCGGCCTTGCCCACCAATGCATTCTCGATCGTCTTTGCTCTGTTGATCCTCGCGGGCGTCGGCCTCAGCTTCGCCGGCTGGAAGGTCAGGGCATCTCACCCCAACATGGCGATCGCCGGCCTCGCCTCGGGGCTGATGGGCACCATAACCTCGTCGGGCGCGCCGCCCTTCGCCATTGTCATGCAATATGTGCCGCCGCGTCAGATGCGGGCGACCATCAGCTGTGTCTTCTTCGCCGGCGCCATCCTGTCGCTGCTGATGCTCGCTTACGTCGACCGTTTCACACTGCCGCAGCTCTGGCTCGGCATCCTGTTGTTCCCGCTGATGCTCGGTGGCTTCTTCGTCTCCGGCCGGTTCCATCGCTATTTTTCGCCGCGTGGTGTTCGTTTGCTTCTGCTCACCATGTCCGGGCTCGGTGCGCTTGGCATTCTCGCGAGGACGGTTGTCCAATGA
- a CDS encoding YjhX family toxin has protein sequence MNISKKERKALEVLSFGGTIILEKDARNRPLEASFVTREGWSLEGAGLAEFKVLKAKRLVVSRNGGNYTISRDGVVSLQQARQAAKKG, from the coding sequence ATGAACATCTCGAAGAAGGAGCGCAAAGCGCTCGAAGTGCTGTCGTTCGGCGGCACGATCATCCTTGAAAAGGACGCCAGGAACCGACCTCTGGAAGCATCGTTCGTCACCCGCGAGGGCTGGTCCCTCGAGGGCGCCGGCCTCGCCGAGTTCAAGGTGCTGAAAGCCAAGCGGCTGGTCGTGTCCCGAAATGGCGGCAACTACACGATCTCCAGGGACGGAGTGGTCAGCCTGCAGCAGGCTCGACAGGCCGCGAAGAAAGGGTAG
- a CDS encoding LysE family transporter translates to MSVLSFVAASLAILLTPGPTNTILAASGAAMGLRKALHLPLAEALGYALAVSLFLVLQEQFHGTPVALAVMRAIASAWLLVSAARLWRQPVVPDIKARQGAFWRVIVTTMLNPKAMLVGTIVIPGLMADSQPAGVACFVLLSSLAGIGWTALGAALPAALRRHSYRAAALIVGGFSVAAAISAAHA, encoded by the coding sequence ATGTCAGTCCTGTCGTTTGTCGCCGCATCCCTGGCCATCCTGCTGACGCCGGGGCCGACCAACACCATCCTGGCCGCATCGGGCGCGGCGATGGGATTGCGCAAGGCGCTCCACCTGCCTCTGGCCGAGGCGCTGGGCTATGCACTTGCCGTCAGCCTGTTCCTGGTGCTCCAGGAGCAGTTTCACGGCACGCCAGTGGCGCTCGCCGTCATGAGGGCCATCGCGTCGGCCTGGCTGCTGGTTTCGGCGGCCAGGCTGTGGCGGCAGCCGGTCGTGCCCGACATCAAGGCGAGGCAGGGTGCATTCTGGCGCGTGATCGTGACGACTATGCTGAACCCCAAGGCGATGCTGGTCGGCACCATCGTCATCCCGGGTCTGATGGCAGACAGTCAGCCGGCCGGCGTGGCCTGCTTCGTGCTGCTTTCCTCGCTGGCCGGCATCGGCTGGACGGCACTGGGCGCGGCACTTCCGGCGGCGCTCCGCCGGCACTCCTACCGGGCGGCGGCCCTGATCGTCGGCGGCTTCTCGGTGGCCGCTGCCATCAGCGCGGCCCACGCCTGA
- a CDS encoding ornithine cyclodeaminase family protein, with the protein MSLPHITDELVEAAVSAADARATLADAFQRFGREEAAMQPRIRSEAAGIKLSTLGAVIPGQDVVGAKVYTTIKGQFSFIILLFSSVDGRALATFDAGAITRLRTAGCSVIAAQQLARPEAATLAVFGSGPLGRAHAIQMAEVFPLKRVLLVSRSSDPALAAGLEAACGVPTRLATAEQAASEVDILITASRSPSALFSGDLLKPGSFIAAVGSSLPNTRELDDRAMARASLVAVEWREQSLREAGDLVLADSAALTPDKIVELGEILAGKARGRTSADEITIYKSVGVGLQDIALAGLAYRRIVGG; encoded by the coding sequence ATGAGCCTGCCTCACATCACGGATGAACTGGTCGAGGCAGCCGTCTCCGCCGCCGATGCACGCGCGACGCTGGCCGATGCCTTCCAACGTTTCGGGCGTGAGGAAGCGGCGATGCAGCCACGCATCCGCAGCGAGGCCGCTGGCATCAAGTTGTCGACCCTGGGCGCGGTCATCCCCGGTCAGGACGTGGTTGGCGCCAAGGTCTACACCACCATCAAGGGCCAATTCTCCTTCATCATCCTGCTGTTTTCCTCGGTCGACGGCCGCGCGCTCGCCACCTTCGATGCCGGCGCCATCACAAGGCTGCGCACCGCCGGCTGCTCTGTCATCGCAGCACAGCAACTTGCCCGTCCGGAAGCTGCGACGCTCGCGGTCTTTGGCTCCGGTCCGCTCGGCCGGGCACATGCCATCCAGATGGCCGAAGTCTTCCCGCTCAAGCGTGTGCTGTTGGTCAGCCGCTCGTCCGATCCTGCCCTGGCGGCCGGGTTGGAAGCTGCCTGCGGCGTCCCTACGCGACTGGCCACAGCAGAACAGGCGGCGTCAGAGGTCGACATTCTGATCACCGCCTCGCGCTCGCCATCAGCGCTGTTTTCCGGTGACCTGCTCAAGCCCGGGTCTTTCATCGCCGCCGTCGGTTCGAGCCTGCCCAACACGCGCGAGCTCGACGACCGGGCAATGGCCCGTGCTTCGCTTGTCGCCGTCGAATGGCGCGAACAGAGCCTGCGCGAGGCCGGCGATCTCGTGCTGGCAGATTCCGCGGCGCTCACGCCGGACAAGATCGTCGAACTCGGCGAGATCCTTGCCGGCAAAGCACGCGGCCGCACCAGCGCGGACGAGATCACCATCTACAAGTCCGTCGGTGTCGGCTTGCAGGACATCGCGTTGGCCGGATTGGCTTATCGGCGGATCGTCGGCGGCTAG